A single Corynebacterium stationis DNA region contains:
- the mfd gene encoding transcription-repair coupling factor yields the protein MLAGLLKVAASDPKLKGLANNVGQDKLHITGIDQARPWAIGTLAHHAPVLVVTATGREAEDLTAELAAMLGQKVGYFPAWETLPHERLSPGADIIGKRAQILHQLEQGRLDVVVTAARGYSQPLLEKVMGREPIILREEGEYELEDIVRALEFRAYSRVDMVAKRGEFAVRGGIIDIFPTTLDYPVRVEFWGDEVTDIRQFSIADQRTIPEIEVGSVEVFPARELPITEDIAKRADVLATKHPGNPALVELLSKVGQRIPAEGMEALLPVLSDAKMVPLTDFMPAGTHVVLIAPEKIRTRIADLESTDAEFMAAGWEAAAMGADGPLATKGLDTEASSYRSYESLEASCEKAGLPQWTFAPTGMFIADEADTLPLDFEPGPAPRGDIKEIDAMMAQLLAHTQAGGRAAFIAPAQGAIKRMVERFAEKGIPTKVATPGWQPSPGEVTLYQALSHAGLVFPKVRKHTDAAALPLVVVTETDLTGNRVGDIAGAKRRPAKRRNRVDPLALKQGDFVVHETHGIGKFLKMAERTIQSGDESSRREYIVLEYAPSKRGQPADQLWVPMDSLDMLSKYTGGESPHLSKMGGSDWKNTKKKARAAVREIAGELVELYAKRQASPGHQFPPDTPWQMEMEDNFPYVETEDQMMAIDAVKHDMESQVPMDRVIVGDVGYGKTEVAVRAAFKAVQDGKQVAVLVPTTLLAQQHYDTFAERMGGFPVEIRVLSRFTSTKDSKEIIKQLATGEVDVVIGTHRLLQTGVHWKNLGLIVVDEEQRFGVEHKEHIKALKASVDVLTMSATPIPRTLEMSMAGIREMSTILTPPEDRHPVLTYVGAYEDKQVAAAIRRELLRDGQTFFIHNKVSDIEKKARELRDLVPEARVVVAHGQMNEELLEKTVQGFWDREYDVLVCTTIVETGLDISNANTLIVENAHHMGLSQLHQLRGRVGRSRERGYAYFLYPKGATLTETSYDRLATIAQNNDLGAGMAVAMKDLEMRGAGNVLGAQQSGHIAGVGFDLYVRLVSEAVDAFKALARGEMPKATDNGPKEIRIDLPVDAHIPESYINSERLRLEVYRKLAASQDEKDLRLAVEEMEDRYGPVPEEVARLLAVARLRHQARAAGVTDITVQGTRIKIHPVDLPDSKQVRLKRLFPGSNYRAAAKAIQVSFPKAGRNVTAPKLRDVELLQWMADFLSQMFDLSEVDVTGGKRQTSVTTKSGAKGGKNIISVSN from the coding sequence ATGCTCGCCGGACTGCTCAAGGTAGCAGCCTCTGATCCGAAGCTGAAAGGCCTTGCTAATAACGTTGGCCAGGACAAGCTGCATATCACCGGTATTGACCAGGCGCGACCGTGGGCGATTGGTACGCTCGCGCATCACGCACCGGTGCTGGTGGTCACCGCTACCGGGCGTGAGGCAGAAGACCTCACGGCAGAACTAGCAGCGATGTTGGGGCAGAAGGTCGGATACTTTCCAGCGTGGGAGACCCTGCCGCATGAGCGTTTGAGCCCGGGCGCGGATATCATCGGCAAGCGTGCACAAATCCTGCACCAGCTAGAACAAGGCCGACTCGATGTGGTCGTGACAGCCGCGCGCGGTTATTCCCAGCCGTTGCTGGAGAAGGTTATGGGCCGTGAGCCGATTATTTTGCGCGAAGAGGGCGAATATGAGCTCGAAGATATCGTGCGTGCTTTGGAATTCCGCGCCTATTCACGCGTGGATATGGTGGCCAAGCGTGGCGAATTCGCGGTGCGCGGCGGCATTATTGATATCTTTCCCACGACCTTGGACTATCCGGTCCGCGTGGAATTTTGGGGCGATGAGGTCACCGATATTCGTCAGTTCTCCATCGCTGACCAGCGCACCATTCCCGAAATTGAAGTCGGCTCCGTGGAGGTTTTCCCGGCGCGTGAGCTGCCGATTACCGAAGACATCGCCAAGCGTGCGGACGTCCTAGCCACCAAGCATCCTGGCAATCCTGCTCTCGTTGAATTGTTGAGCAAGGTTGGCCAGCGCATTCCGGCTGAGGGCATGGAAGCGCTGTTGCCGGTGCTTTCCGATGCCAAGATGGTGCCTCTCACTGATTTTATGCCCGCAGGTACCCACGTGGTCCTGATTGCGCCGGAGAAAATCCGCACCCGAATAGCTGACCTAGAATCCACCGACGCCGAATTCATGGCGGCCGGTTGGGAAGCCGCGGCGATGGGCGCGGATGGCCCGCTAGCGACCAAGGGATTGGACACCGAAGCTTCGAGCTACCGCTCTTATGAATCTTTGGAAGCCTCCTGCGAAAAGGCCGGCCTGCCACAGTGGACTTTTGCGCCGACGGGGATGTTTATCGCCGATGAGGCTGATACGCTGCCGCTGGACTTTGAACCTGGTCCGGCCCCGCGCGGAGACATCAAAGAAATCGATGCGATGATGGCGCAACTGCTCGCGCACACCCAAGCCGGTGGGCGCGCTGCTTTCATCGCGCCTGCGCAAGGCGCCATCAAGCGCATGGTGGAACGCTTTGCTGAAAAGGGAATCCCCACCAAGGTTGCAACCCCGGGCTGGCAACCTTCGCCGGGAGAAGTCACCCTCTATCAGGCACTCAGCCATGCGGGCCTCGTCTTTCCGAAGGTGCGCAAGCACACCGACGCTGCTGCGCTACCACTCGTTGTAGTCACCGAAACCGACCTGACTGGTAACCGCGTTGGCGATATCGCAGGTGCTAAGCGCCGGCCAGCCAAGCGCCGCAACCGCGTTGATCCTTTGGCTCTGAAGCAGGGCGATTTCGTTGTGCACGAAACCCACGGCATCGGCAAGTTCTTAAAGATGGCGGAACGCACCATCCAATCGGGTGATGAATCCTCGCGCCGCGAATACATCGTGCTCGAATACGCGCCCTCTAAGCGTGGCCAGCCCGCGGACCAGCTGTGGGTGCCCATGGACTCATTGGACATGCTGTCGAAATACACCGGCGGCGAGTCCCCACACCTATCGAAGATGGGTGGCTCGGACTGGAAGAACACCAAGAAGAAGGCGCGCGCTGCGGTGCGCGAAATCGCCGGCGAGCTGGTGGAACTCTACGCCAAACGCCAAGCCTCCCCAGGGCACCAATTCCCGCCGGATACTCCATGGCAAATGGAGATGGAAGATAACTTCCCTTATGTGGAGACCGAAGACCAGATGATGGCTATCGATGCGGTCAAGCATGACATGGAATCTCAGGTTCCCATGGACCGCGTCATCGTCGGCGATGTGGGCTACGGCAAGACCGAAGTCGCCGTGCGCGCTGCTTTCAAGGCCGTCCAAGACGGCAAACAGGTCGCAGTCTTGGTCCCAACGACCCTGTTGGCGCAGCAGCACTATGACACTTTCGCCGAGCGGATGGGCGGATTCCCCGTCGAGATCCGCGTGCTTTCACGCTTTACCTCTACCAAGGATTCCAAAGAAATCATCAAGCAGCTTGCAACCGGTGAAGTCGACGTGGTCATCGGCACGCACCGCCTGCTGCAAACCGGCGTGCACTGGAAAAACCTTGGGCTGATTGTCGTCGATGAGGAGCAGCGCTTCGGCGTGGAGCACAAAGAACACATCAAGGCGCTGAAAGCATCCGTTGACGTGCTGACTATGTCAGCGACCCCGATTCCGCGCACCCTCGAGATGTCCATGGCGGGAATTCGCGAGATGTCCACCATCCTCACCCCGCCAGAAGACCGTCACCCCGTGCTGACCTATGTCGGCGCCTATGAAGACAAGCAGGTTGCTGCGGCCATCCGCCGTGAACTTTTGCGCGACGGCCAAACCTTCTTCATTCACAACAAGGTCTCCGACATTGAAAAGAAGGCTCGCGAACTACGCGACCTCGTCCCCGAAGCGCGCGTGGTGGTCGCGCATGGGCAGATGAATGAGGAATTGCTGGAAAAGACCGTGCAGGGATTCTGGGACCGCGAATATGACGTGCTGGTGTGTACCACCATCGTCGAAACCGGCCTGGATATCTCCAATGCGAACACACTCATCGTGGAAAACGCACACCACATGGGTCTTAGCCAGCTGCACCAGCTGCGCGGACGTGTCGGCCGCTCGCGCGAGCGCGGCTATGCCTATTTCTTGTACCCCAAGGGCGCGACCTTGACCGAGACCAGCTACGACCGCCTGGCTACGATTGCCCAAAACAACGACTTGGGCGCGGGCATGGCCGTGGCGATGAAGGACTTAGAGATGCGCGGTGCCGGCAACGTGCTGGGCGCGCAGCAATCCGGCCACATCGCGGGCGTTGGCTTTGACCTCTACGTGCGTCTGGTTTCTGAGGCAGTGGATGCCTTCAAGGCCCTCGCGCGCGGCGAGATGCCTAAGGCGACAGATAATGGGCCGAAGGAAATCCGCATCGACCTGCCTGTCGATGCCCACATCCCAGAGTCCTACATCAATTCAGAGCGCCTGCGCCTGGAGGTCTACCGCAAGCTCGCTGCCAGCCAGGACGAAAAGGACCTGCGCTTGGCAGTGGAAGAGATGGAGGACCGCTACGGTCCAGTGCCCGAAGAAGTCGCACGGCTGCTCGCCGTTGCGCGGCTGCGCCACCAGGCCCGCGCCGCAGGCGTTACGGACATCACGGTGCAGGGCACCCGGATCAAGATCCACCCAGTCGACCTGCCGGATTCCAAGCAGGTTCGCCTCAAACGCCTGTTCCCAGGTTCCAACTACCGCGCGGCAGCGAAGGCTATTCAGGTATCGTTCCCGAAGGCAGGTCGGAATGTGACCGCGCCGAAGCTGCGCGATGTGGAATTGTTGCAGTGGATGGCAGATTTCTTGTCGCAGATGTTCGATCTATCTGAGGTGGATGTCACCGGCGGCAAACGCCAAACCTCGGTGACCACCAAGTCTGGTGCCAAGGGCGGGAAGAATATTATCTCTGTAAGCAACTAG
- a CDS encoding TetR/AcrR family transcriptional regulator, with the protein MARQRMTGKQRREQLISIGRSAFAEQGFDGTSVEDIAARAKVSKPVVYEHFGGKEGLYAVVVDREMQDLERRITESISTGSWRERIEQAALALLTYVEEETDGFMILVRDPSSKQDRAFSTLLNTAVSQVSHILGTAFTHRGFDENLAVLYAQALVGMVSMTAQWWLDERQPAKEVVAAHVVNLCWNGLSKLETSPKLGSQKLIDAPATPDQTEA; encoded by the coding sequence ATGGCACGACAAAGGATGACTGGTAAGCAGCGTCGCGAGCAGCTGATTTCCATTGGGCGTTCGGCATTCGCGGAACAAGGATTCGATGGCACCAGCGTGGAAGATATCGCCGCCCGCGCCAAGGTGTCCAAACCCGTGGTGTATGAACACTTCGGCGGAAAAGAAGGCTTGTATGCAGTCGTCGTCGACCGCGAAATGCAAGATTTGGAACGCCGCATCACCGAATCGATTTCCACCGGCAGTTGGCGCGAGCGCATCGAGCAAGCAGCATTGGCGCTGCTAACATACGTGGAAGAAGAAACCGATGGCTTTATGATCCTCGTGCGCGATCCCAGTTCCAAGCAGGACCGGGCTTTTTCCACCTTGCTCAATACCGCTGTGAGCCAGGTATCTCACATCCTGGGTACCGCTTTTACCCATCGCGGCTTTGATGAAAACCTCGCGGTGCTTTATGCCCAAGCGCTCGTCGGCATGGTCTCGATGACCGCGCAGTGGTGGTTGGATGAGCGCCAACCGGCCAAGGAAGTAGTGGCGGCCCACGTAGTGAACTTGTGCTGGAATGGCCTTTCGAAACTAGAAACCAGTCCCAAGCTGGGGTCGCAAAAGCTTATCGATGCCCCCGCGACCCCTGATCAAACGGAAGCTTAG
- a CDS encoding trimeric intracellular cation channel family protein yields the protein MESVDQTIDTLYRSLDLIGVVLNGIIGGTIARQRNFDIIGFIFLALFSATAGGMIRDMLISDGPAYAISDPLYLILACTGALIAALIDLKGRAWEIFKVHGDAIILGAWSVTGCAKALAYGMPWIACIFMGVLTAVGGGMVRDVASGQIPSVFGGNPLYATPAIVASAAMVVFAETGHVGLGMIIAPLFGTALAVMAYWFHWVLPRGIDYAPFNYTAAQMAAAVKKAERLGFKRGRAAKADRSDKSGAEDDSDAGEDEK from the coding sequence ATGGAATCAGTGGACCAGACCATCGATACGCTCTACCGCAGCCTGGATTTGATAGGTGTCGTTCTCAACGGCATCATCGGCGGCACCATCGCGCGCCAGCGCAATTTCGACATCATCGGGTTTATTTTTCTCGCGCTCTTTTCCGCCACCGCCGGCGGCATGATCCGCGACATGCTCATCAGTGATGGTCCTGCTTATGCCATTTCCGACCCGCTTTATCTGATCCTCGCATGCACCGGCGCGCTGATTGCCGCATTGATAGATCTCAAAGGCCGCGCGTGGGAGATTTTCAAAGTGCATGGCGACGCCATCATTCTGGGCGCTTGGTCAGTCACTGGCTGTGCCAAGGCGCTGGCCTATGGCATGCCGTGGATAGCGTGCATTTTCATGGGAGTGCTCACCGCAGTGGGCGGCGGCATGGTCCGCGATGTTGCTTCGGGGCAGATCCCTTCGGTCTTCGGCGGCAATCCGCTGTACGCTACGCCGGCGATCGTGGCATCCGCAGCGATGGTCGTCTTCGCCGAAACCGGGCATGTGGGACTTGGCATGATTATCGCCCCGCTCTTTGGCACTGCCTTAGCCGTGATGGCGTATTGGTTCCATTGGGTGCTGCCGCGCGGAATTGACTACGCGCCGTTTAACTACACCGCGGCGCAAATGGCGGCCGCGGTCAAAAAGGCAGAAAGGCTCGGCTTTAAGCGCGGCAGGGCAGCGAAAGCGGACAGGTCTGACAAGTCCGGGGCCGAAGATGACAGCGACGCGGGCGAGGACGAAAAATAA
- the aztD gene encoding zinc metallochaperone AztD, which translates to MSTRRFVLAPLALSACIALVACSQPAETGVSSSETNTSEARSVAAEVTSPQARLVATYDGGITVLDAETLEEITDIPLEGFNRLNPLGDQRTLAVSTPEGFRVLDAGAWTQPHGDHSHSYTTDPQLTEQVFAGDKPGHVVNNAGRTLLFSDGDGIIQELDNEALTAGSQDAELELPDAADETFELTPHHGVAVALDDGGMVHTEGTEDERSTIVAVDADGEETARIDTCPGVHGEAVAGNGAITFGCEDGVVIYQDGEFTKATAPDDYGRMGNQAGSEHSPVVLADYKVDKDAELERPTRIALINTEKSTDDAISLVDVDASYSFRSLGRGPNGEALVLGTDGNLRIIDPETAEITKSIPVTDAWEEPTQWQQPRPTLFIQGEKAFITEPGAHSIHVVDLSSGEVEQSINVGKEFNEITGVEG; encoded by the coding sequence ATGTCCACACGTAGATTTGTTCTTGCTCCCCTTGCGCTCAGCGCCTGCATTGCCTTGGTGGCATGTTCGCAGCCAGCAGAGACTGGCGTTAGTTCTAGCGAAACTAACACCAGCGAAGCTCGCAGCGTTGCTGCCGAAGTCACCAGCCCGCAAGCCCGCCTCGTGGCAACCTACGACGGTGGCATCACGGTCTTAGATGCTGAAACGCTCGAGGAAATCACCGATATCCCTCTTGAAGGCTTCAACCGGCTCAATCCCCTAGGTGACCAGCGCACCCTCGCGGTGAGCACCCCGGAGGGCTTTCGCGTGTTAGATGCGGGAGCATGGACGCAGCCGCACGGAGATCACTCGCACTCCTACACCACCGATCCACAGCTGACCGAGCAGGTCTTTGCCGGGGACAAGCCTGGCCATGTGGTCAACAACGCGGGCCGCACGCTGCTCTTTAGCGATGGCGACGGCATCATTCAGGAACTTGACAACGAGGCACTGACCGCCGGCTCACAGGATGCGGAACTAGAGCTGCCCGACGCTGCGGATGAGACTTTTGAGCTCACCCCGCACCACGGCGTCGCGGTTGCCCTAGATGATGGCGGCATGGTGCACACCGAAGGCACCGAGGATGAGCGCTCCACCATCGTCGCCGTCGATGCCGATGGCGAAGAAACTGCGCGGATTGATACCTGCCCTGGGGTGCATGGAGAAGCCGTCGCGGGCAACGGTGCGATCACTTTCGGATGTGAAGATGGTGTCGTCATCTACCAGGACGGTGAATTCACCAAGGCGACCGCGCCCGATGACTATGGCCGCATGGGCAACCAGGCTGGTTCGGAGCACTCCCCTGTTGTACTGGCCGATTACAAAGTTGATAAGGATGCGGAATTAGAAAGGCCTACCCGCATCGCGCTGATAAATACTGAAAAGAGCACCGACGACGCCATTTCGCTTGTCGATGTCGACGCTTCCTACTCCTTCCGCTCCCTTGGCCGCGGTCCGAATGGTGAAGCACTGGTGCTGGGCACCGATGGCAACTTGCGGATTATCGATCCGGAAACCGCAGAAATCACCAAGTCCATTCCCGTAACCGATGCCTGGGAAGAGCCCACGCAGTGGCAGCAGCCGCGCCCGACCTTATTTATTCAAGGCGAGAAAGCCTTTATCACCGAGCCCGGCGCGCACAGTATCCACGTGGTTGACCTCAGCAGTGGCGAGGTTGAACAATCTATAAACGTTGGTAAAGAGTTCAACGAAATCACTGGTGTCGAAGGCTAA
- a CDS encoding MFS transporter, which yields MTDSDSRSTPGDLPHESHNARRFVIANGVQNLGDQLVAAKTVLPWLFQAAGVPAALTALLVPIRESGSMLPQAALTPWVLNSPSRKKLWIIGGIVQALAALGIAVAAVVMESLALGIVVLVLLGMLSIGRALCSITGKDVQGQTISKGKRGVVTGRATTLGGAATLIVGGLLLFVGDVDLTAIVILLSIGAASWAVASVVFTGIVEPSERQSVERQQAERQSSKEHSAKSDSRERVQWWSDTWALFFKDTQFRDFVIVRSLMLVSALSTSFIVALSHSVGNDSLSGLAGFVLASGLASLLGGVVSGRLSDISSRRVMSIGAAIASALLVLIVASAQFLPQQISFYLLPIGFFAINLLHTGIRVARKTYVVDMAEGDQRTLYVASANTLMGVVLLLVGGVSAVIAVFGNQAALLFLAAVGFIGTWRAGKLPEVSRNT from the coding sequence ATGACTGATTCTGATTCCCGCAGTACCCCGGGAGATCTCCCGCACGAGTCCCACAATGCCCGCCGCTTTGTTATCGCCAATGGCGTGCAGAATCTCGGGGATCAGTTGGTCGCCGCCAAGACGGTACTGCCGTGGCTGTTCCAAGCCGCCGGCGTACCCGCGGCCCTGACAGCGCTGTTGGTTCCCATCCGTGAGTCCGGCTCCATGCTGCCGCAGGCGGCACTCACGCCGTGGGTTTTAAATTCTCCTTCACGCAAGAAGCTGTGGATCATCGGCGGTATCGTGCAGGCGCTCGCTGCCCTTGGTATCGCCGTGGCGGCAGTAGTCATGGAATCCCTTGCCCTTGGGATCGTCGTTTTGGTCTTGCTGGGTATGTTATCCATCGGCCGGGCGTTGTGCTCCATTACTGGCAAGGATGTTCAGGGACAAACCATTTCCAAAGGAAAGCGCGGTGTTGTCACCGGCCGCGCAACTACACTCGGGGGCGCAGCAACCCTTATTGTCGGCGGGTTGCTGCTTTTTGTCGGCGATGTCGATCTCACCGCCATCGTCATCTTATTATCCATCGGCGCAGCATCGTGGGCTGTGGCGTCCGTGGTCTTTACCGGCATCGTCGAGCCAAGTGAGCGTCAGTCGGTTGAGCGTCAGCAAGCTGAGCGCCAGTCGAGCAAAGAGCACTCCGCAAAGTCTGATTCGCGTGAGCGCGTGCAGTGGTGGAGCGATACCTGGGCGCTATTTTTCAAAGACACCCAATTCCGTGACTTCGTCATCGTTCGCTCGCTGATGCTGGTATCCGCACTATCGACTTCCTTCATCGTCGCTTTATCGCACTCGGTAGGCAATGATTCTTTAAGCGGCCTGGCTGGCTTCGTCCTGGCCTCGGGTTTGGCATCGCTGCTCGGCGGGGTCGTCTCTGGCCGGCTTTCTGATATTTCCTCACGCCGGGTGATGTCAATTGGCGCCGCTATCGCCTCTGCCCTGCTGGTTCTCATCGTCGCATCCGCGCAATTTTTACCGCAGCAAATCAGCTTCTACTTGTTACCGATAGGCTTTTTCGCCATCAACCTCCTACACACCGGCATCCGTGTCGCACGAAAGACCTATGTCGTGGACATGGCCGAAGGCGATCAGCGCACCTTGTATGTCGCCTCAGCTAATACGCTAATGGGCGTTGTCTTATTGCTGGTCGGAGGCGTATCCGCGGTCATTGCGGTCTTTGGAAACCAAGCCGCCCTGCTCTTTTTAGCCGCCGTTGGCTTCATCGGCACCTGGCGCGCCGGGAAGCTACCGGAGGTATCGCGGAACACATAG
- the glmU gene encoding bifunctional UDP-N-acetylglucosamine diphosphorylase/glucosamine-1-phosphate N-acetyltransferase GlmU → MQTHPSSAVVVLAAGAGTRMKSATQKTLHAIGGRSMLHHSLQAAADLNPEHIVAVVGHQRDQVGPAVEAIASDLQREVVQAIQAEQNGTGHAVGCGLAAIEDFEGTVIVTNADVPLLRAETIDKLRTAHVDNGNDVTVLSIKLSDPTGYGRIVRNDADEVTAIVEHKDASDAQRDIDEVNSGVFAFDSQVLRDGLGKLDSNNSQGELYITDVVEIARAAGHRVGAFVAEDANELQGVNDRVQLAAAGAELNARMIEQAMRNGATIIDPASTWIGVDVTIGRDVLIHPGTQLWGATHIDDDAVIGPDTTLTDMKVGRGAKVIRTHGEKSVIGPDANVGPFTFIRPGTDLGEGGKLGGFVEAKNAQIGRGSKVPHLTYIGDATVGEESNIGASSVFVNYDGVNKHHTNIGSHVRTGSDTMFIAPVNVGDGAYSGAGTIIKDDVPPGALAVSGGKQRNIEGWVQKKRPGTPAADAADAAQASSASAPADGADGAKPDDDSVNSDV, encoded by the coding sequence GTGCAAACTCACCCCTCCAGCGCAGTTGTTGTTCTTGCAGCTGGCGCCGGCACCCGCATGAAATCGGCGACACAAAAGACCCTGCATGCAATCGGCGGCAGGTCTATGCTGCACCACTCGCTGCAGGCGGCAGCGGATCTCAACCCAGAGCACATCGTTGCCGTTGTTGGTCACCAGCGCGACCAGGTCGGCCCCGCGGTTGAGGCCATCGCCAGCGACTTGCAGCGCGAGGTCGTCCAGGCGATCCAAGCTGAACAAAATGGCACCGGCCATGCTGTTGGCTGCGGACTAGCAGCGATCGAAGATTTTGAAGGCACAGTCATTGTCACCAACGCGGATGTGCCTTTGTTGCGCGCGGAGACCATCGACAAGCTGCGAACTGCACACGTGGATAACGGCAACGATGTCACGGTCTTGAGCATTAAGCTGTCTGACCCGACTGGCTACGGCCGCATTGTGCGCAATGACGCGGATGAAGTTACCGCGATTGTTGAGCACAAAGATGCAAGCGATGCCCAGCGTGACATTGATGAGGTCAACTCTGGCGTCTTTGCATTCGACAGCCAAGTGCTGCGCGACGGTCTGGGCAAATTAGATTCCAATAACTCTCAAGGCGAGCTCTACATCACCGATGTCGTAGAAATTGCGCGCGCTGCTGGCCACCGCGTTGGTGCTTTCGTGGCCGAGGATGCCAACGAGCTCCAAGGTGTTAATGACCGCGTGCAGCTAGCTGCTGCTGGTGCGGAGCTTAACGCCCGCATGATTGAGCAGGCAATGCGCAACGGTGCGACCATCATCGACCCAGCCAGCACTTGGATTGGTGTGGATGTGACCATTGGTCGCGATGTTTTGATCCACCCGGGTACTCAGCTGTGGGGCGCCACCCACATCGACGATGACGCTGTCATCGGCCCAGATACCACCTTGACCGATATGAAGGTAGGGCGCGGCGCGAAGGTTATCCGCACCCACGGGGAAAAGTCCGTCATTGGCCCTGATGCTAACGTCGGCCCGTTTACCTTCATCCGTCCGGGCACGGACTTGGGCGAAGGCGGCAAGCTTGGCGGTTTCGTCGAAGCTAAGAATGCGCAGATTGGCCGCGGTTCTAAGGTTCCGCACCTGACCTATATCGGTGATGCCACCGTGGGTGAGGAATCTAATATTGGTGCGTCCTCGGTATTTGTAAACTATGACGGTGTCAATAAGCACCACACCAACATCGGCAGCCACGTGCGCACCGGTTCGGACACCATGTTTATCGCTCCGGTCAACGTTGGCGATGGCGCATATTCCGGCGCGGGCACCATCATTAAAGATGATGTTCCCCCAGGAGCGCTCGCGGTCTCTGGCGGCAAGCAGCGCAATATTGAAGGGTGGGTGCAGAAGAAGCGCCCAGGTACCCCGGCAGCCGACGCGGCGGACGCCGCTCAAGCCTCATCAGCCAGTGCGCCAGCAGACGGTGCGGATGGCGCAAAACCCGATGATGATTCTGTAAATAGCGACGTTTAG
- a CDS encoding ribose-phosphate diphosphokinase, giving the protein MTGKISDSRKNMMLFSGRAHPELGEAVAKELGTDLVPTTARDFANGEIFIRFEESVRGADCFVLQSHTQPLNKWLMEQLIMIDALKRGSAKRITAILPFYPYARQDKKHLGREPISARLVADLLATAGADRIVSVDLHTDQIQGFFDGPVDHMHAMPILTEYIQSKYSIDNIVVVSPDAGRVKVAEKWAHELGDAPLAFVHKSRSNTEANKTVSNRVVGDIEGKDCILLDDMIDTGGTIAGAVRVLREAGARSVVIACTHGVFSDPARERLSECGAEEVITTDTLPQSTEGWDNLTVLSIAPLLARTIHEIFENGSVTTLFESA; this is encoded by the coding sequence ATGACCGGCAAGATTTCTGATAGCCGCAAGAATATGATGCTGTTTTCCGGGCGCGCCCACCCAGAGTTGGGTGAGGCTGTTGCCAAGGAATTAGGCACTGACTTGGTTCCTACCACCGCCCGTGACTTTGCGAATGGCGAAATCTTCATTCGCTTCGAAGAGTCCGTTCGTGGTGCAGATTGCTTTGTTTTGCAGTCCCACACCCAGCCGTTGAACAAGTGGCTCATGGAGCAGCTCATCATGATTGATGCGCTCAAGCGTGGTTCCGCTAAGCGCATCACGGCTATCTTGCCGTTCTACCCATATGCTCGCCAGGACAAGAAGCACCTCGGTCGCGAGCCTATTTCCGCTCGCCTGGTGGCTGACCTGCTGGCTACCGCAGGTGCTGACCGCATTGTGTCGGTGGACTTGCACACCGACCAGATTCAGGGTTTCTTCGACGGCCCTGTCGATCACATGCACGCCATGCCGATTTTGACCGAGTACATCCAGTCCAAGTACTCCATCGACAACATTGTTGTGGTCTCCCCAGATGCAGGCCGCGTCAAGGTTGCAGAAAAGTGGGCACATGAGCTTGGCGATGCCCCACTGGCATTCGTCCACAAGTCTCGCTCCAACACTGAAGCGAATAAGACCGTGTCCAACCGCGTGGTCGGTGATATTGAGGGCAAGGACTGCATCTTGCTCGATGACATGATTGATACCGGCGGCACCATCGCTGGCGCGGTCCGCGTACTGCGCGAAGCTGGCGCACGTTCCGTCGTTATCGCGTGTACCCACGGCGTCTTCTCTGACCCCGCACGCGAGCGCCTGTCTGAGTGCGGTGCTGAGGAAGTTATCACCACCGACACCTTGCCTCAGTCCACCGAGGGCTGGGACAACCTCACCGTGCTGTCGATCGCGCCGCTGTTGGCACGTACGATTCATGAGATCTTCGAAAATGGTTCGGTAACCACCCTCTTCGAGTCCGCGTAG